Sequence from the Chrysemys picta bellii isolate R12L10 chromosome 23, ASM1138683v2, whole genome shotgun sequence genome:
gggagacctgggtttccCTGCTGTTCTCTCCCCaggtctgcagggctgggagcgtTGAGGTGATGCAGGTGGCCTGTCGTAGGTGGAAGGGCTGCTCACTAGCGACCCCTTTACTGTGGCTGCTTCATCAGTCAATGGGTTCCAGTGGGAGCCCCTGGAGTTGTTCTCTGCCAGAAGGATAAAGGGTTTGCAGTGTCAGGCCTTGCCAAGAAGGCAGAGGAACCCCAAGGGGAGTGAGGTCAGAGACTGCAGCATCCCCAGGCTCTCCTCACTGAGTCcttccctctcttctttccttccaATGGTCCCAGGTCCCAGTGGCTGTTTCCCATTCCGAATTCTGGCAGCGCTACTTCTATAAAGTCCATCACCTGGAGCAGGTAGgttcggggggagggaggtctcCCCTGCAAGGAAGCTAAAGTGGAGGGTGCAGTGTGGTGAGGAGCTGTGCGAAGGGGCTGTTACTCAACATGCACCCTCTGATCAGAGGGAGAGTTGCTATCCCCTGAACAGCAGCAGAGAACTGGGCtcccttccccaagtccctgccaTTAGTGACAATGCTGTAGGGAACTTGCAGGGGTTGGAGCGCTGCACACCAGGGCCGGGATCTGGGAGGAGATGGTGTGGGCGCAGCTCCTGATTGCAGTTGTGAATTCCCTGCAGGAGGAGGTTCGGAGGGAAGCTCTGAAGCAGAGGGCGGAGCAGAGCGTGCATCACGAGTTGCCAggctgggaagaggaagagggtaagtcagatggcagggaagcTGTGAGAGAGCTTTTGAGACCCATGGTGGATTTGGGAAGGAGAACGGCTGCTGTAGAATGGTTCCTGCTAATTGTCATGAAACCAGCTCCTCAGTCCAGCTGAAAGAGCCGCCTCTCTCCGCCCCTATGGACTGTGTCTGTATTCGGCTTTGTGGCCCAAAATAGCCCACTGCCGGTATCGGCTGCACCATGCTAACGCCAGTGGGAGCCTTAGCATGGGCGAGGTGAATGCTCCCAACACCACTGTGCTGTCTAAACCTGCTCTGAACAGAGTTGGAGGGAAGGCTGGTTAAAACACTGGGGCTGCCGGCTTTATAGGTGTGGCTCCTGTCACAGTAGTTTCAGAATGCTTCCCAAACCTCAATGGTTTGATCCTCTCAGCTCCCCTGTGGGATCATCCCCAGGTTACAGCTAGAGAAGCCACggcacagagagacaaagtgacAGGCCCAGGCTCACACCGGAAGTTTTGGGATGGAGCTGGACATTGAGGACTATCTCCTGTGTGCATTAGTTCCAAGCCGGGCCTGCTGCTCCGGTGTGCTGCCTGTACCAGAGCGCCCACTGGCAGGGAGGCTTAGCAGGACCTATCCCCAGAGTGGGCCGGGGGGAACAAGCGGACTCGCTAGGCTGTGGTGCTGGTGCtgctcccagcagtggctgggggCTCTGATGCCCGTGGTTGGGGAGGGAGGTGCTCCTTTCAGCAGTTGTTCTCTGCCTATTTGTGCTTCATACAGAGGTGCTGAAATCCTttcccactcccccctcccctccacagagGAATTTTTGGGGATGTCGCCCCTACCTTGTGTGAATGTGAAATCTCCAGAAGAGGGAAAGCAAACATCATCggtccctgcagcagctgctcccccgACCCTGGAGGGAAGTCCCATCCCCAGCATAAAGGAGCCAGCAGAGGAAAGCTGGTCTGGTCTTGCTGCAGTCCCAGTCCAGGTGACCCCATCTGAGAGCAGCGAGAGTGTCTCCCTTGTGACTCAGATTGCAAACCCTGCCTCTGTGCCTGATGCACAGTTACAGACTGGAGTGCCGCTGTCCGGGGCCAGGGACCTCTCCCAAAGGTTACTGGAAGCTACTTCTGAAGAGCAGGGCTCCCGGCCAAAACCAGCAGAATCTGCACATCCTCCTACAACCACTCGGGAGCTGGCAGTGTCTTCAGAGCAACTGGGCTCTGCGGGGCTCAAGGAGCAGGCAGAGAGCAAGCCAACGGCCCAGATAGAGACTCTGAAAGAGGATGGGCTGACAGATTTACGAGTCTTTGAGCTGAACTCCGACAGCGGAAAATCCACTCCCTCCAACAATGGGAAGAAAGGTGGGTAACTGCTGTCAGCACTGAGCCCTCACCGGGGACCCTCCCCTAGGGAACACAGCTCTCAGGGGTATGGTGCCTGATTTATAATGGACACACTTTATTCCTCTGTGTCCTGGGTTCAGCCTAAATGGGTCTTGAGCTGTGACTCCCGGGTGAAAGGCCTGTGAGCTGGAGAGTGCGCTGAACTGGTGAGCTGTGTCTGATGGTCCCACATTGGGAGCCTTTGATTATTCGCGTTCCGTGTGTTGCTAACATAGCCAGCCCCCAAGCTACACCCATCTATAGATGCCTCCACAGGCAGATCCTGTAGTGGAGCAAGTTCTAGACCAGCCAAGTACATGATTTCTGCGTCGATCCTGAACAAACCTTTCCCAGCTCGCTGTCCAAAGCATACCGAGGGGCGGCTATGGATTCCCTGGCTTTGTAGTGACTGtagggagctctgggagggagaagggtgcTGGATCTGACCCTTCAGTGTGATGAAGGGTGGTGGGCTGGATTGCCTCACTTCTCATTTAGAATCAGAAATACACAATTTTGCCACTTGGGGGCGTCAAACTTTGCAACTCAAGTTCTTGACAATCTGTGGTCAGGGTGGTCTGGGATCGTGGTGTAGCTGTGGTTTGCTCATCTCATTCTGAAAGCCTTAACTCTGCTTATCTCTTTGAGGCATCTAAAAAGCCAGAGTACAGGGTCTGGGGCGTCAACAGTTAGTGATGGCAAGAGTCTCGGCAGCAAGCCAGACACAGGCATGGGGGTACAGACACCACCCTGAAGTGAGCTGCATGTTCCCTGACTCTGTTGGCCTGGCCCTAAAGGTACTGGTGCCACTGGAAATGCCTCTGAGCTCCAGGCAGCAGGACCTGGGAAGGAAGCTTAGTATGTTAGATGTGGGTTTATACTGGGGAAGGGAGTCAaattagaagaagaagaaatttgAGTTTCCCAACAGGACACAGTAGGACACCCTCTTCCCCTCCTGGCCACCCCTGGGGCTACAGAATGCCAGGATGGTGGCAGGTACTTGGTGATGGTGTGAAATTCTTCCTTCCTGAGAGCCCCCATCAATAACCTGACCTCTGATCAGCTGGGAGCAGCCTTCTCAGCCCAGAGCAcacgggggagagggggtgttaGCCGGGTCATGGTAACGCCAAATGCCTGTGTATCTCTTGTCCCTTTTTACCTGCTGCATTTGCTCTGTGACTAAAGCTTGGCTCTTGtttgggagtggggctgggcagaGCTCCCCTTTGCTCTCATCCCCCAGCAAACAGAAGTGACTCCGAACACAGCGGAAGTCCGGGTCCGGTTCGGCCCAGACCTACTCCCTACCCTCCTCCATCTGCCAGTAGTGAGCTCAGGAGGGCATGGCAGATTTCCCTCTCCTGCTCATCTGGCTTCTTGTCTGCCTTGTAACCTCCTTGTTGGTGTCTCACTGATGGGTCAGAAATCCACGTACACAAACGCTCAAGGAGCTTGTCCTCAGCGTGCATGTGCTTTGAAGAGGCTCCACCTGGAGACCCTGGGCACTGTCGGTATCATCATGGGCGTTTGCAAAGACTTGGTCATGTTCTTTTACCTCTGGTCCCTGATGGTTAGTGGTTAGTCAAGCCTGGAGGTAGATGGCCTTAGCATTCCTCAATCTTGCTGATATCTTGTGGCTAGGTTGAGTTGAATTCTGTGTTACTTTGGGCCTGCAGATACCCTTTGGCATGAGCCAAGTCTTCAGCTCTCAGAACACCTGAGCCAGGAGACCTTGTCTGTTTAGTGGAGTCTGGGGTCAGCGGCTTCAGGGACCCTGCTTTGCCCTTACTAACATCTTGCTGGGGAATAGCGGGGccagagaaggggaggggccttTTTGCTAACCCCAAACCTTGGGCCCCCAAAGCTGGGGCAGTGAGCTGGCAGGAGCCAAGTAGGATGATCTTGGGCTGATGAAATCTGCTTCACTCTAAAGAGCCAGGGACCCTAATGTAAAATATTTGAGAAACGCAATGCATTATCAGGTCCCACCAAAGCCTTCAGAGTTCCCATTTGCTCTCTGCCTTCTAGAGGGCTTAACCTCCGTGTCATGTGATTTCAGGCTCCAGCACCGATATCAGTGAGGACTGGGAGAAAGACTTTGATTTGGACATGACGGAAGAAGAAGTGCAGCTGGCGCTCTCGAAGGTGGAGGTGTCCGGAGAGGTAAGAGAGACAGCAcgctgggcggggcggggctacCTTGGTGGAAGATCCCTCCCAGAACAGAATCCACCCTGCATTGTTGTTTTCAGAGGCTTCTCACTGCACCTGTGCATGAGCACTACCACGGTTGGGAGCTTCCCGCCTGGAGTCAGCTGCCAACTCCTTCTGTCACAGAGCTGAGAGGAGAGTGATCCCAGCATGTAGGAACTAAGGGGAAATCCCTGGGATTCAGAACAAGGCAGAcagcaaggcagtgcagcacaaTGTGCTTTAGAGAGCCACGGGGTTTGCTGCTCTTCTGGCCTCTCCTCCCAAAGAGAAGCTGGGCTGGGCAGCCAGTCGCAGCTGAATAACCGGACATCTTCGCGCTCCAGCAGTGGGGACCCTGAGCACAATAGAACAGCCTTGCGGGAGCCAGATGTGGATCTGGGCTCTTGCCCACAAAAGTCATGCCGGGACTAgctagagagagggaggggattaACCCTTTAAACCCTACAAGGACGGTTACTGAGAAAGGATCACTTGTTTCCCAGAACAGTGAAACTAGAGCAATCAAGGTGTGTTCTGTCTGCCAGGCTTTGCACGGACGTGGTTGCCTTGTCTGGACCCTACGGGCTAATCTGTTACTGCAGTACATCGGCGCAGCTGCAGCGTGTCTGGGGAAGACGCCCTGtgctgacaggagagtgctcttccatcagcataattactccacctcagcacgaggtggaagctatgtcggcaggagagcgtctcctgccgacttagcgccagtgtagacagcgcttagTTCGCTGTAACTTGTGTCGCTCCGGGGGGTGACTTTTTCACACCCATGGGCGATGCAAGTGAcacttatcagggggtagccgtgttagtctgtctgtatctataaaaacaacaagcagtctggtggcaccttaaaggcagATGGCTGGTGTATTGTCTAAACCGACTAATAGATGTCTCTCTCCTGTTTACAGCTGGAAGATGAAGAGTGGGAGGACTGGGAATAAGGCGATTGCTTCCTCTGTGTGTGTCACAGGCTCATTCCCACCATCCAATGTGAATTAAATCACAGATCGACTATTCCTTTCATGTGTAACTGTGCTGAGGTTTTCAGTTCCAGGCTGGAGGAGTTCCATCCCTGCTAAATCCTAAGGGGTAGCTCAAACTCATGACCCATTCAGATGCTGGAAGAGGTGGTAGCGGGTGTTACACTCATACGCATAGGGGTGCTAGGGAGGGGGGGTGCATCTTCTCACTAGGTCCTAGAGACCAGCGAAGTTGAAACGGACTGCCCAGATTGAGGCCTGGGGGGGTGGCAGGTCAGGTGGGGCCAGTGGGGCCCTGGGATCGAGCCGGACACTAGAACACCTGACGGGATTGGTCTGCATTGGCAGGATGTCAGTTTGCTGACTGTCTACTTGTGTGTGAATATAACCTACAATACAGCAGTTTAGAAGGCTCCTCAGTGCGAATTGTTCCTGTTCACTCATTACTCCAAACTCCAGGCCAGACTAACTCTGAGAGAGGCCCCCAAAGTGGGACTGACCAGAGGCTGGAGATGCAGCACTGGAAGCCCCTTTGTATTGCTACACTTGCCACTGTGAGGAAAGGCAGTTGGCTGGAGGCTTTGATCTAGAGCCAGGCTTCTCTAGAGGGAACTAAATgactccctgcctcttcctgaaCCATAACCAGGCCTGTTGTCTTAGAAGCTGCTACAGAAATTCCGGCACTTCCTTCTGTTTCCTTGGGATGCAGCTTTTCAGTTGGAAACCCAAACTCCCAGCTGCGGGAGCAGCAGCCCGCCTCCAAAGGGAGTCGCTTCACCATCCCCCACTCTGCTATCTGCACTGCCTCTCTCCGCTCTGCTGGGTGATGAGCACTTTTAATTGTCATCCTTAATTCCTCAGGCAACGTCCTGATGCTTGTAGTTTTCTCCTGAATGGGCTTTTCTGGGCAGGCAGTGGACCTGTGTCCGATCCAGGGCAGAACTGCCCCTGTCTGTGTGCACCAGCCACCCAGCTTGGTCACTTAAAAGACCAAACGTAGGTACGGTGGCCACCACTTAAACATCAGCCTTTGCCAGCAGGTCCCACCACTCTTCGCTGTTCTATGTAAAGCGGGAGGCAAAAGCATCTTGCACAACAGATGGTACCTGGTGGCAGGGGCTGGTCACTGTAGCCATTGACTTTGCTGCTTGAATCCCTCTCCTGGAATCCACCCCTCCCTTTCACCTCCTTGGCAGGACCTGCCTGTCCCCCATGCACTCCAAATATTGCTAGATCGTCTCTGCTCCTATTCAGCTGAGCCCCCTGCAAGACTCCGACTCTCTTTCTCCCACCCCTGTTGACTGCTGTAGACCCCCTTTCGGTCTGTCGTCTCTGTCCAGGGCGGGAGGGGAGTTCCCTTCTCTCTTTGTCCTTCTGATCTGTCACACAATGCTGCTCCCCAGTGGATGTCACCAGTACACAGTTATCTTAAGGGGACAGCGTCTACCCCACTGTCTCTGGCCTTCAAAGTATTGGTTTTATCCATGGTTTCTTTAGGTCATTCTGCTTCTTTAAGGGCCAGTTCACTGGGGCTGTGGGTTTCCCTATATTTTTAGACAGCACTAGACTTCTGGGGCCTTGGAGTGTCAATTTTCCCATGGGGAGATTCTCCAGTGGCGGCAGCAGCTGATGTGGGTGCATTGAAGGTGGCTGTGTCATCCAGATCCCTGTCTGAGCTGTCTATGCCACAAAGCCCACCAGGTCCAGGGACCAGCCTACAACATGGCTCCAGCTTGTCATTGTAGAATTGATTCAAAGGGTCTCAGCCATGCTACAGCCTAGCTCTGTCCTAGGCTACAGTGCATCTTGGGGACGCAGGAAAAATGCAACTAGGTCCCCTCTCTACTGAGATGGAGCCAAGTCAGGAGACATCCCTGTCGTAACTAGGTCCCCCAGTGCGGTTGGACCCTTGTGTAGCTGGGCCCTTTGCCAGGAGACTGGTGTCTATCTGGAAGTATCTGAGAACATGTCGTTCGCGCTTCATGCTGCGCCCAGCGAGGACCCCCTTGTATATACTCCAGTCTCATTTAAAGGTATGGTTCCCAGCTGGAAGCTCATGTCCCAAGGTTGGAGCTGGGAGCAAGCGCGGAGCTTGCCtttctctttgtaactctttttcGTTAGTTAATTAACCTCTTGGTTATTTGTGCAATATTCTCTATTTTAAATTATACTGCATCTCCTGGGAGCATTTTATAGCTGGGGCAAAAGAGAGATTCTAACAGCTGTTAGTTTTGTAACGACAACTTTCTCCTGAACCTTTTACAGACTTGCAGTTAACAGAAATTAAAGGAATTCTACCGAATCAACTGCCTGCAttgggttgtctttatttccaCCACCTACAGGCCACGTGTGGCCATCCTTCTGAAATGAGTCTGGGTGTGGTTTGCTGCCCAGTGGCAGCCCCTGCTTTGGGCATGACTCTAGTTTGGgggcaggctggacagtccattCAGAgcaattttccaatttgtcaaggttgtttttaattgtaagtagatgacctacactttcctttgtcctTCTCTTGCTcccaatgtatttaaagaacctcttttcTCATTGCCTGTTATGTCCCTTGCTtgatgtaactcattttgtgcctttgctgtTCTgaatttgtccctacatgcttgtgctattgtTTTggactcctccttagcaatttgtccatgtttccaatttcggtaggattcctttttgattttcaagtcattaaagagctcctttgggagccatattggcctcttagtattcttcctatctttccttcgcaTCGAGATAggttgcagttgtgcctttaatattgtctccttgagaaactgccagctcccctgaactcctttttcccttagattttcttcccatgggaccttacctactaGTTCTccgagtttgttaaagtctgcttttctgaagtccgcTGTCCTTATTTTGCTgatctcactccttcctttccacaAAACCATTAAATCTATTGTTTCATAGTCCCTTTCACCCAcactgccttccaccttcaaatttgCTACCAAGTCTTCCCTGTCGGTCAGAATCAAGTATTGCCTCTCCCATTGGTTACTTCCGCCACTTTCTGAAAGTGTGTGGTCTGCCCAACACATCCAAGAACTTACTgggaattttgtgttttgccatgttacttttccaacagatgtctgggtagttagtTTCCTGTTACTACCAGGTCttatgttttggatatttctgtgaTTTGTTCTATAAATGACTtatccaccccctc
This genomic interval carries:
- the BSDC1 gene encoding BSD domain-containing protein 1 isoform X6 yields the protein MEDGGWWRSWLQQSYQTVKEKSTEALEFMKRDLTEFTQVVQHDTACTIAATASVVKEKLVTEGSSGTTEKVKKGLADFLGVISDTFAPSPDKTIDCDVITLMATPSGTTEPYDSTKARLYTLQSDPATYCNEPDGPTELFESWLSQFNLEEKKGEISELLVTSPSIRALYTKMVPVAVSHSEFWQRYFYKVHHLEQEEVRREALKQRAEQSVHHELPGWEEEEEEFLGMSPLPCVNVKSPEEGKQTSSVPAAAAPPTLEGSPIPSIKEPAEESWSGLAAVPVQVTPSESSESVSLVTQIANPASVPDAQLQTGVPLSGARDLSQRLLEATSEEQGSRPKPAESAHPPTTTRELAVSSEQLGSAGLKEQAESKPTAQIETLKEDGLTDLRVFELNSDSGKSTPSNNGKKGSSTDISEDWEKDFDLDMTEEEVQLALSKVEVSGELEDEEWEDWE
- the BSDC1 gene encoding BSD domain-containing protein 1 isoform X2; the protein is MVWQKPSGKWRVCLVMGVVNRRDLEIWEDGGWWRSWLQQSYQTVKEKSTEALEFMKRDLTEFTQVVQHDTACTIAATASVVKEKLVTEGSSGTTEKVKKGLADFLGVISDTFAPSPDKTIDCDVITLMATPSGTTEPYDSTKARLYTLQSDPATYCNEPDGPTELFESWLSQFNLEEKKGEISELLVTSPSIRALYTKMVPVAVSHSEFWQRYFYKVHHLEQEEVRREALKQRAEQSVHHELPGWEEEEEEFLGMSPLPCVNVKSPEEGKQTSSVPAAAAPPTLEGSPIPSIKEPAEESWSGLAAVPVQVTPSESSESVSLVTQIANPASVPDAQLQTGVPLSGARDLSQRLLEATSEEQGSRPKPAESAHPPTTTRELAVSSEQLGSAGLKEQAESKPTAQIETLKEDGLTDLRVFELNSDSGKSTPSNNGKKGSSTDISEDWEKDFDLDMTEEEVQLALSKVEVSGELEDEEWEDWE
- the BSDC1 gene encoding BSD domain-containing protein 1 isoform X1 produces the protein MVWQKPSGKWRVCLVMGVVNRRDLEICFICLSCNREDGGWWRSWLQQSYQTVKEKSTEALEFMKRDLTEFTQVVQHDTACTIAATASVVKEKLVTEGSSGTTEKVKKGLADFLGVISDTFAPSPDKTIDCDVITLMATPSGTTEPYDSTKARLYTLQSDPATYCNEPDGPTELFESWLSQFNLEEKKGEISELLVTSPSIRALYTKMVPVAVSHSEFWQRYFYKVHHLEQEEVRREALKQRAEQSVHHELPGWEEEEEEFLGMSPLPCVNVKSPEEGKQTSSVPAAAAPPTLEGSPIPSIKEPAEESWSGLAAVPVQVTPSESSESVSLVTQIANPASVPDAQLQTGVPLSGARDLSQRLLEATSEEQGSRPKPAESAHPPTTTRELAVSSEQLGSAGLKEQAESKPTAQIETLKEDGLTDLRVFELNSDSGKSTPSNNGKKGSSTDISEDWEKDFDLDMTEEEVQLALSKVEVSGELEDEEWEDWE
- the BSDC1 gene encoding BSD domain-containing protein 1 isoform X10; this encodes MAEGFICLSCNREDGGWWRSWLQQSYQTVKEKTEGSSGTTEKVKKGLADFLGVISDTFAPSPDKTIDCDVITLMATPSGTTEPYDSTKARLYTLQSDPATYCNEPDGPTELFESWLSQFNLEEKKGEISELLVTSPSIRALYTKMVPVAVSHSEFWQRYFYKVHHLEQEEVRREALKQRAEQSVHHELPGWEEEEEEFLGMSPLPCVNVKSPEEGKQTSSVPAAAAPPTLEGSPIPSIKEPAEESWSGLAAVPVQVTPSESSESVSLVTQIANPASVPDAQLQTGVPLSGARDLSQRLLEATSEEQGSRPKPAESAHPPTTTRELAVSSEQLGSAGLKEQAESKPTAQIETLKEDGLTDLRVFELNSDSGKSTPSNNGKKGSSTDISEDWEKDFDLDMTEEEVQLALSKVEVSGELEDEEWEDWE
- the BSDC1 gene encoding BSD domain-containing protein 1 isoform X11 — encoded protein: MAEGEDGGWWRSWLQQSYQTVKEKTEGSSGTTEKVKKGLADFLGVISDTFAPSPDKTIDCDVITLMATPSGTTEPYDSTKARLYTLQSDPATYCNEPDGPTELFESWLSQFNLEEKKGEISELLVTSPSIRALYTKMVPVAVSHSEFWQRYFYKVHHLEQEEVRREALKQRAEQSVHHELPGWEEEEEEFLGMSPLPCVNVKSPEEGKQTSSVPAAAAPPTLEGSPIPSIKEPAEESWSGLAAVPVQVTPSESSESVSLVTQIANPASVPDAQLQTGVPLSGARDLSQRLLEATSEEQGSRPKPAESAHPPTTTRELAVSSEQLGSAGLKEQAESKPTAQIETLKEDGLTDLRVFELNSDSGKSTPSNNGKKGSSTDISEDWEKDFDLDMTEEEVQLALSKVEVSGELEDEEWEDWE
- the BSDC1 gene encoding BSD domain-containing protein 1 isoform X7 encodes the protein MVWQKPSGKWRVCLVMGVVNRRDLEICFICLSCNREDGGWWRSWLQQSYQTVKEKTEGSSGTTEKVKKGLADFLGVISDTFAPSPDKTIDCDVITLMATPSGTTEPYDSTKARLYTLQSDPATYCNEPDGPTELFESWLSQFNLEEKKGEISELLVTSPSIRALYTKMVPVAVSHSEFWQRYFYKVHHLEQEEVRREALKQRAEQSVHHELPGWEEEEEEFLGMSPLPCVNVKSPEEGKQTSSVPAAAAPPTLEGSPIPSIKEPAEESWSGLAAVPVQVTPSESSESVSLVTQIANPASVPDAQLQTGVPLSGARDLSQRLLEATSEEQGSRPKPAESAHPPTTTRELAVSSEQLGSAGLKEQAESKPTAQIETLKEDGLTDLRVFELNSDSGKSTPSNNGKKGSSTDISEDWEKDFDLDMTEEEVQLALSKVEVSGELEDEEWEDWE
- the BSDC1 gene encoding BSD domain-containing protein 1 isoform X12, which produces MEDGGWWRSWLQQSYQTVKEKTEGSSGTTEKVKKGLADFLGVISDTFAPSPDKTIDCDVITLMATPSGTTEPYDSTKARLYTLQSDPATYCNEPDGPTELFESWLSQFNLEEKKGEISELLVTSPSIRALYTKMVPVAVSHSEFWQRYFYKVHHLEQEEVRREALKQRAEQSVHHELPGWEEEEEEFLGMSPLPCVNVKSPEEGKQTSSVPAAAAPPTLEGSPIPSIKEPAEESWSGLAAVPVQVTPSESSESVSLVTQIANPASVPDAQLQTGVPLSGARDLSQRLLEATSEEQGSRPKPAESAHPPTTTRELAVSSEQLGSAGLKEQAESKPTAQIETLKEDGLTDLRVFELNSDSGKSTPSNNGKKGSSTDISEDWEKDFDLDMTEEEVQLALSKVEVSGELEDEEWEDWE
- the BSDC1 gene encoding BSD domain-containing protein 1 isoform X8, whose protein sequence is MVWQKPSGKWRVCLVMGVVNRRDLEIWEDGGWWRSWLQQSYQTVKEKTEGSSGTTEKVKKGLADFLGVISDTFAPSPDKTIDCDVITLMATPSGTTEPYDSTKARLYTLQSDPATYCNEPDGPTELFESWLSQFNLEEKKGEISELLVTSPSIRALYTKMVPVAVSHSEFWQRYFYKVHHLEQEEVRREALKQRAEQSVHHELPGWEEEEEEFLGMSPLPCVNVKSPEEGKQTSSVPAAAAPPTLEGSPIPSIKEPAEESWSGLAAVPVQVTPSESSESVSLVTQIANPASVPDAQLQTGVPLSGARDLSQRLLEATSEEQGSRPKPAESAHPPTTTRELAVSSEQLGSAGLKEQAESKPTAQIETLKEDGLTDLRVFELNSDSGKSTPSNNGKKGSSTDISEDWEKDFDLDMTEEEVQLALSKVEVSGELEDEEWEDWE
- the BSDC1 gene encoding BSD domain-containing protein 1 isoform X9 yields the protein MKRDLTEFTQVVQHDTACTIAATASVVKEKLVTEGSSGTTEKVKKGLADFLGVISDTFAPSPDKTIDCDVITLMATPSGTTEPYDSTKARLYTLQSDPATYCNEPDGPTELFESWLSQFNLEEKKGEISELLVTSPSIRALYTKMVPVAVSHSEFWQRYFYKVHHLEQEEVRREALKQRAEQSVHHELPGWEEEEEEFLGMSPLPCVNVKSPEEGKQTSSVPAAAAPPTLEGSPIPSIKEPAEESWSGLAAVPVQVTPSESSESVSLVTQIANPASVPDAQLQTGVPLSGARDLSQRLLEATSEEQGSRPKPAESAHPPTTTRELAVSSEQLGSAGLKEQAESKPTAQIETLKEDGLTDLRVFELNSDSGKSTPSNNGKKGSSTDISEDWEKDFDLDMTEEEVQLALSKVEVSGELEDEEWEDWE
- the BSDC1 gene encoding BSD domain-containing protein 1 isoform X4, with the protein product MAEGEDGGWWRSWLQQSYQTVKEKSTEALEFMKRDLTEFTQVVQHDTACTIAATASVVKEKLVTEGSSGTTEKVKKGLADFLGVISDTFAPSPDKTIDCDVITLMATPSGTTEPYDSTKARLYTLQSDPATYCNEPDGPTELFESWLSQFNLEEKKGEISELLVTSPSIRALYTKMVPVAVSHSEFWQRYFYKVHHLEQEEVRREALKQRAEQSVHHELPGWEEEEEEFLGMSPLPCVNVKSPEEGKQTSSVPAAAAPPTLEGSPIPSIKEPAEESWSGLAAVPVQVTPSESSESVSLVTQIANPASVPDAQLQTGVPLSGARDLSQRLLEATSEEQGSRPKPAESAHPPTTTRELAVSSEQLGSAGLKEQAESKPTAQIETLKEDGLTDLRVFELNSDSGKSTPSNNGKKGSSTDISEDWEKDFDLDMTEEEVQLALSKVEVSGELEDEEWEDWE
- the BSDC1 gene encoding BSD domain-containing protein 1 isoform X3, whose product is MAEGFICLSCNREDGGWWRSWLQQSYQTVKEKSTEALEFMKRDLTEFTQVVQHDTACTIAATASVVKEKLVTEGSSGTTEKVKKGLADFLGVISDTFAPSPDKTIDCDVITLMATPSGTTEPYDSTKARLYTLQSDPATYCNEPDGPTELFESWLSQFNLEEKKGEISELLVTSPSIRALYTKMVPVAVSHSEFWQRYFYKVHHLEQEEVRREALKQRAEQSVHHELPGWEEEEEEFLGMSPLPCVNVKSPEEGKQTSSVPAAAAPPTLEGSPIPSIKEPAEESWSGLAAVPVQVTPSESSESVSLVTQIANPASVPDAQLQTGVPLSGARDLSQRLLEATSEEQGSRPKPAESAHPPTTTRELAVSSEQLGSAGLKEQAESKPTAQIETLKEDGLTDLRVFELNSDSGKSTPSNNGKKGSSTDISEDWEKDFDLDMTEEEVQLALSKVEVSGELEDEEWEDWE
- the BSDC1 gene encoding BSD domain-containing protein 1 isoform X13 encodes the protein MATPSGTTEPYDSTKARLYTLQSDPATYCNEPDGPTELFESWLSQFNLEEKKGEISELLVTSPSIRALYTKMVPVAVSHSEFWQRYFYKVHHLEQEEVRREALKQRAEQSVHHELPGWEEEEEEFLGMSPLPCVNVKSPEEGKQTSSVPAAAAPPTLEGSPIPSIKEPAEESWSGLAAVPVQVTPSESSESVSLVTQIANPASVPDAQLQTGVPLSGARDLSQRLLEATSEEQGSRPKPAESAHPPTTTRELAVSSEQLGSAGLKEQAESKPTAQIETLKEDGLTDLRVFELNSDSGKSTPSNNGKKGSSTDISEDWEKDFDLDMTEEEVQLALSKVEVSGELEDEEWEDWE